In a single window of the Methanofollis ethanolicus genome:
- a CDS encoding Era-like GTP-binding protein translates to MNFLIRAKLTVSNLFHAFFRKKKSKIGIYGPPNAGKTTLANRIVRDWTGDAIGPVSEIPHETRRARRKENITISGSNGNSIMIDIVDTPGVTTKIDYNEFLEYGLEKDEAIIRAREATEGVAEAMHWLRDDIDGVIYMLDSTQDPFMQVNIMMIGIIESRKLPVVIVANKIDLPDAAPQRIRSAFPQHPVVPISGMEGDNIEMLYEKMAETFR, encoded by the coding sequence ATGAATTTTCTTATTCGCGCAAAGCTGACGGTATCTAATTTATTCCATGCCTTCTTCCGCAAAAAGAAGTCAAAGATTGGAATTTACGGCCCCCCCAATGCTGGCAAGACCACTCTTGCCAACAGGATTGTACGCGACTGGACCGGTGATGCGATCGGTCCGGTGAGCGAGATCCCCCACGAGACCCGGCGGGCCCGGCGGAAGGAGAACATCACGATCTCCGGTTCGAACGGCAATTCGATCATGATCGACATCGTCGATACTCCCGGCGTCACCACGAAGATCGATTACAACGAGTTCCTCGAGTACGGTCTTGAGAAGGACGAAGCGATCATACGGGCGAGAGAGGCGACGGAAGGTGTTGCCGAAGCGATGCACTGGCTTCGGGACGATATCGACGGTGTCATCTACATGCTGGACTCGACGCAGGATCCCTTTATGCAGGTGAACATCATGATGATCGGGATCATCGAGAGCCGGAAACTCCCGGTTGTTATTGTCGCCAACAAGATCGACCTCCCCGACGCTGCTCCCCAGCGGATCAGGAGTGCCTTCCCGCAGCACCCGGTCGTTCCGATCTCCGGCATGGAGGGAGACAATATCGAGATGCTCTATGAAAAGATGGCTGAGACGTTCAGGTGA
- a CDS encoding CBS domain-containing protein, producing MANARDTIYVETRVPLKEVMRGSPTTIEAEATVAKAAARMCRSEVGSCIVLSGNVPIGIVTEQDMNCKVVAKDLKPSSIYVREIMSTPLITIDSERTVGEAAQMMIRHRVRRLPVVENGKVTGIVTVRDLLSVANELNEIMSDLIVINREENYSMGLCDRCGKMSDNLVSMDAMMLCNDCREEERLR from the coding sequence ATGGCTAACGCACGAGACACCATATACGTCGAAACACGGGTTCCGCTGAAGGAAGTAATGAGAGGCAGCCCCACCACCATCGAGGCCGAGGCCACGGTCGCAAAGGCCGCAGCCCGCATGTGCCGGAGCGAGGTGGGAAGTTGCATCGTTCTTTCAGGGAACGTCCCTATCGGGATCGTCACCGAACAGGACATGAACTGCAAAGTCGTCGCCAAGGACCTCAAGCCAAGTTCCATCTATGTCAGGGAGATCATGAGCACTCCGCTCATCACCATCGATTCTGAGAGAACCGTGGGGGAAGCTGCACAGATGATGATACGGCACCGGGTCAGACGACTCCCGGTCGTCGAGAACGGCAAAGTCACCGGCATCGTCACGGTCAGGGACCTCCTATCCGTCGCCAACGAGCTTAACGAGATTATGTCAGACCTGATCGTCATCAACCGGGAGGAAAATTATTCCATGGGCCTCTGCGACCGTTGCGGCAAGATGAGTGACAACCTGGTCTCCATGGACGCGATGATGCTGTGCAATGATTGTAGGGAGGAGGAGCGCTTGAGATGA
- a CDS encoding CBS domain-containing protein: MKVADDVRVRIPVLTTADPMTRARQVLRDDTFREIAITDTKGRYVGYINITDALKVTTTKSDVQIEGFVRDGAVVKPDDSLIVVARAIREKKSDSAVITNNDGQVLGAVLLSEIFPILCTREDLRGTVADHMHRSPGVCEADDPVSRVYAKMVEEGIAAFPVMKSRHLIGIISRRDILNSGRVRKTLESGGKIPVESVMVTPVIAIGPDESLRSAAERMVEHDLSQMPVLDGDVLVGMIDRHGVLNGLSARE; the protein is encoded by the coding sequence ATGAAGGTGGCAGACGACGTGAGAGTCAGGATCCCGGTGCTTACCACGGCAGATCCGATGACCAGGGCACGCCAGGTCCTGCGGGACGACACATTCCGCGAGATCGCGATCACCGATACGAAGGGGCGGTATGTCGGGTATATCAATATCACCGATGCCCTGAAAGTCACCACCACCAAGTCGGACGTCCAGATCGAGGGTTTTGTCCGGGATGGTGCGGTGGTGAAACCCGATGATTCGCTGATTGTCGTTGCACGGGCAATCAGGGAGAAAAAGTCCGACTCGGCCGTGATCACGAACAACGATGGGCAGGTCCTCGGGGCGGTCCTGCTCTCGGAGATCTTCCCGATCCTCTGTACACGGGAAGACCTCCGCGGCACCGTCGCCGATCACATGCACCGGAGTCCCGGAGTCTGCGAGGCCGACGACCCGGTCAGCAGGGTCTATGCAAAGATGGTCGAAGAAGGGATCGCCGCCTTCCCGGTAATGAAGAGCCGGCACCTCATCGGCATCATCTCAAGGAGAGATATCTTAAATAGCGGCAGGGTGAGAAAGACGCTGGAGAGCGGAGGAAAGATTCCGGTCGAAAGCGTGATGGTCACACCCGTGATTGCCATCGGGCCTGACGAGAGTCTCAGGTCGGCGGCAGAACGGATGGTGGAACATGATCTCTCCCAGATGCCGGTCCTCGACGGTGATGTTCTTGTGGGCATGATCGACCGGCATGGCGTGCTGAATGGTCTCTCTGCAAGGGAATGA
- a CDS encoding CBS domain-containing protein: MHKNNQTMKQGDRLLKMPGKLDRGPIEFKSRIAGSEGEVMGIATRGVISVPQTMTIIGAVETMTAYGFRRLPITDAGTHRLRGIMTARDIIDFLGGGDRFNLVRVKHGGNLLSAINESVREIMTQRVTTMPHTATIAGAAEIIVTKKIGGLPIVDDEDALAGIVTERDVMKALATEDTDVTVEEVMSTGLRVTGPDTPIGSVTREMIAHGFRRLPLVSDDVLFGIISASDIMKYLGSGEIFTRLSTGDVAEVMGLPVRTLTGAELYTTAPTTNINDAALKMLQKGVGALPVIEEGKLIGLITEFDLVKAFYEE; this comes from the coding sequence ATGCATAAGAATAATCAGACGATGAAACAGGGCGACAGACTGCTGAAAATGCCCGGTAAACTCGACCGCGGCCCGATCGAGTTCAAGTCGCGGATCGCCGGGAGCGAGGGCGAGGTGATGGGGATTGCAACCCGCGGCGTCATCTCGGTCCCCCAGACGATGACCATCATCGGTGCTGTGGAGACGATGACGGCCTATGGTTTCCGCCGTCTTCCCATCACCGATGCAGGCACGCACCGTCTTCGCGGCATCATGACCGCACGGGACATCATCGACTTCCTCGGCGGCGGCGACCGCTTCAACCTTGTACGGGTCAAGCACGGCGGCAACCTCCTCTCGGCGATCAATGAGAGTGTGCGGGAGATCATGACGCAGCGGGTGACGACAATGCCGCACACCGCCACGATCGCCGGGGCCGCCGAGATCATCGTCACGAAGAAGATCGGCGGCCTCCCGATCGTGGACGATGAGGATGCCCTCGCCGGGATCGTCACCGAGAGAGACGTGATGAAGGCCCTCGCCACCGAGGACACGGACGTGACTGTGGAGGAGGTCATGAGCACGGGCCTCAGGGTGACCGGCCCTGACACTCCCATCGGGTCGGTCACGAGAGAGATGATCGCCCACGGTTTCAGGCGCCTGCCCCTGGTCTCGGACGACGTGCTCTTCGGGATCATCTCGGCGTCCGACATCATGAAGTACCTCGGGTCAGGGGAGATCTTTACCCGCCTCTCGACCGGAGACGTGGCCGAGGTGATGGGTCTGCCTGTGCGCACCCTCACCGGGGCGGAGTTGTATACCACGGCCCCGACCACGAACATCAATGATGCAGCGCTGAAGATGCTGCAGAAAGGGGTCGGCGCCCTCCCTGTCATCGAAGAAGGGAAGTTGATCGGCCTGATAACCGAGTTCGACCTTGTGAAAGCGTTTTATGAGGAGTGA
- a CDS encoding CBS domain-containing protein, whose product MKAEDVMSSPVRVVSPEDTVAYARNQMIKHRISRVLVMDSGKLAGIFTKKDIAYRLRQTEPIWRRRPIDRIPVSVLMTPEPVAVGPDTPMREIAALMLDRSISGIPVVNDGEVIGIVTKSDILRSAAARSLTEPISALMENPVTVSRYHSLDHIIDLLSERDEKLIVANNDGTLAGIITETNLAFFIYRNESGGIPERDIKMLRKEASGGRKAYRYVQEVSTVAEDVMTHPVLTAPPETSTADAVQMMIDRRINSVVIVRGPEVLGIVKRDNILQEVAK is encoded by the coding sequence ATGAAGGCAGAGGATGTGATGTCGTCCCCGGTCAGGGTGGTTTCGCCCGAGGATACCGTCGCCTATGCGAGAAACCAGATGATCAAACACAGGATCTCCCGCGTGCTGGTGATGGACAGCGGGAAACTCGCCGGGATCTTCACGAAAAAGGACATCGCCTATCGCCTCAGGCAAACCGAACCGATCTGGCGGAGACGGCCGATTGACCGTATTCCTGTATCTGTCCTGATGACGCCGGAGCCCGTGGCCGTCGGCCCGGACACGCCCATGCGGGAGATCGCCGCCCTCATGCTCGACCGGTCCATCAGCGGCATCCCGGTCGTAAACGACGGGGAGGTGATCGGCATCGTCACCAAGTCGGACATCCTCAGGTCGGCAGCGGCACGCTCGCTGACGGAACCGATCTCAGCCCTGATGGAGAACCCGGTGACGGTGAGCCGGTACCACTCCCTCGACCATATCATCGACCTCCTCTCCGAAAGGGACGAAAAACTCATCGTCGCCAACAATGACGGGACTCTTGCCGGGATCATTACCGAAACGAACCTCGCGTTCTTCATTTACCGGAACGAGTCCGGCGGCATCCCGGAAAGAGATATAAAGATGCTGAGAAAAGAAGCATCTGGTGGAAGAAAGGCATACAGGTATGTCCAGGAGGTCTCCACAGTCGCCGAGGACGTGATGACGCACCCCGTTCTGACCGCACCCCCTGAGACAAGCACCGCGGACGCGGTGCAGATGATGATCGACCGCCGCATCAACAGCGTGGTCATTGTTCGAGGACCAGAGGTTCTCGGGATCGTGAAAAGGGACAATATATTACAGGAAGTGGCAAAATGA
- a CDS encoding CBS domain-containing protein yields MSEELYIHIKDIMAKPVTISKSAPITDALDKMLDENIDPLIVTDNGTVVGTISRQAIAEAIGKKRNATIPPTQIHVANTVEGEFTAAYPDQGIEILPTLLQHAKIVVVFDEDHKLIGQVSYGDLLKVVQPSKQVKEILEPASTINVEERVVHLRRRMMDEDIARFLVTDENGAPIGIVTETDVARAMVAFREVVEGKYQDHRIRNLLVRDIMSAPLISVNTSMPVGEVIDTMLTKKISSLPITDGNGHIAGIVTRTSLIQAL; encoded by the coding sequence ATGAGCGAAGAGCTATACATCCACATCAAGGACATAATGGCAAAGCCGGTAACAATCTCGAAATCAGCGCCCATCACTGACGCCCTTGACAAGATGCTTGACGAGAATATCGATCCCCTGATCGTCACCGACAACGGGACCGTCGTCGGCACCATCTCCCGGCAGGCGATCGCCGAGGCGATCGGCAAGAAGAGGAATGCCACCATCCCCCCGACACAGATCCATGTCGCAAACACCGTGGAGGGAGAGTTTACCGCGGCATACCCCGACCAGGGGATCGAGATCCTGCCCACCCTCCTGCAGCACGCAAAGATCGTCGTGGTCTTCGACGAAGACCACAAACTCATCGGCCAGGTCAGTTACGGAGACCTGCTGAAGGTGGTGCAGCCCTCGAAACAGGTGAAGGAGATCCTGGAGCCGGCCTCCACCATCAATGTCGAGGAGCGGGTCGTCCACCTCCGCCGCCGGATGATGGACGAGGATATTGCCAGGTTCCTCGTCACCGACGAGAATGGAGCGCCGATCGGGATCGTCACCGAGACCGACGTCGCCCGCGCGATGGTCGCCTTCAGGGAGGTTGTGGAGGGGAAGTATCAGGACCACCGGATCCGGAACCTGCTTGTCCGCGATATCATGTCCGCACCCCTCATCTCAGTGAACACCAGCATGCCGGTCGGCGAGGTGATCGACACGATGCTCACCAAAAAGATCAGTTCCCTGCCCATCACCGACGGGAACGGCCACATTGCAGGCATCGTGACCCGCACATCCCTGATCCAGGCACTCTGA